The Streptomyces sp. RKAG293 genome includes a region encoding these proteins:
- a CDS encoding ABC transporter permease, whose protein sequence is MGRPELGSVVGAVAVFLFFSVAADSFLQWSSFGTVLYAASTIGIMAVPVALLMIGGEFDLSAGVMVTSSALVASMFSYQMTANVWAGVAVSLLVMLAIGFFNGFLLTRTKLPSFIITLGTFLMLTGLNLGFTKLISGTVSTKSIADMEGFDSARVLFASHLTIGDIDLKVTILWWAALVAVATWVLLRTRAGNWIFAVGGGADAARAVGVPVARTKIGLYMAVAFCAWISGQHLLFSFDVVQSGEGVGNEFLYIIAAVIGGCLMTGGYGSAIGSAVGAFIFGMTSKGIVYAQWNPDWFKFFLGAMLLLATLLNAWVRKRAEATA, encoded by the coding sequence ATGGGCCGTCCCGAGCTGGGCTCGGTCGTCGGCGCCGTGGCCGTCTTCCTCTTCTTCTCGGTCGCCGCCGACTCGTTCCTGCAGTGGTCCAGCTTCGGGACCGTGCTGTACGCCGCCTCGACCATCGGCATCATGGCGGTGCCCGTCGCCCTGCTGATGATCGGCGGCGAGTTCGACCTGTCCGCCGGTGTGATGGTCACCAGCTCCGCGCTGGTCGCCTCGATGTTCAGCTACCAGATGACGGCGAACGTCTGGGCGGGCGTCGCGGTGTCGCTGCTGGTCATGCTGGCCATCGGCTTCTTCAACGGGTTCCTGCTGACCCGCACCAAACTGCCCAGCTTCATCATCACCCTCGGCACGTTTCTGATGCTCACCGGGCTGAACCTGGGCTTCACCAAGCTCATCAGCGGCACGGTCAGCACCAAGTCCATCGCCGACATGGAGGGGTTCGACTCGGCGCGGGTGCTCTTCGCCTCGCACCTCACCATCGGTGACATCGACCTGAAGGTCACCATCCTGTGGTGGGCGGCCCTGGTCGCCGTCGCCACCTGGGTGCTGCTGCGCACCCGGGCCGGCAACTGGATCTTCGCCGTCGGCGGCGGCGCGGACGCCGCCCGCGCGGTCGGCGTCCCGGTGGCCCGCACCAAGATCGGCCTGTACATGGCGGTCGCGTTCTGCGCCTGGATCTCCGGCCAGCACCTGCTCTTCTCGTTCGACGTGGTGCAGTCGGGCGAGGGCGTCGGCAACGAGTTCCTCTACATCATCGCGGCCGTCATCGGCGGCTGTCTGATGACCGGCGGCTACGGGTCGGCGATCGGCTCCGCGGTCGGCGCGTTCATCTTCGGCATGACGAGCAAGGGCATCGTGTACGCCCAGTGGAATCCTGACTGGTTCAAGTTCTTCCTCGGGGCCATGCTGCTGCTGGCCACGCTGCTGAACGCATGGGTCCGCAAGCGGGCGGAGGCGACCGCATGA
- a CDS encoding ATP-binding cassette domain-containing protein, whose protein sequence is MSALVKLTDVSKYYGNIKALEGVSLEVHAGEITCVLGDNGAGKSTLIKIISGLHQHDAGTYEVDGEPVRHSSPREALDHGIATVYQDLAVVPLMPVWRNFFLGSEPTKGRGPLRRLDVRTMRETTRGELLRMGIDLRDVDQPIGTLSGGERQCVAIARAVYFGAKVLVLDEPTAALGVKQSGVVLKYVAAARDAGLGVVLITHNPHHAFLVGDRFVLLKRGAMAGSYPKTGITLEELTRQMAGGSELEQLSHELAREG, encoded by the coding sequence ATGAGCGCGCTGGTGAAGCTCACCGACGTGAGCAAGTACTACGGCAACATCAAGGCCCTGGAAGGGGTCTCCCTCGAAGTGCACGCAGGTGAGATCACCTGCGTCCTGGGGGACAACGGCGCGGGCAAGTCCACCCTCATCAAGATCATCTCGGGTCTGCACCAGCACGACGCGGGCACCTACGAGGTCGACGGCGAGCCGGTGCGCCACAGCTCGCCGCGCGAGGCCCTCGACCACGGCATCGCGACCGTCTACCAGGACCTCGCGGTGGTGCCGCTGATGCCGGTGTGGCGGAACTTCTTCCTCGGCTCCGAGCCCACCAAGGGCCGCGGACCGCTCCGCCGGCTCGATGTGCGGACGATGCGTGAGACCACCCGCGGCGAGCTGCTGCGGATGGGCATCGACCTGCGCGACGTGGACCAGCCCATCGGCACCCTGTCCGGCGGTGAACGGCAGTGTGTCGCCATCGCCCGCGCGGTCTATTTCGGCGCGAAGGTGCTGGTCCTCGACGAGCCGACGGCGGCGCTCGGCGTCAAGCAGTCCGGCGTCGTCCTCAAGTACGTCGCCGCCGCGCGCGACGCCGGACTCGGTGTGGTCCTGATCACCCACAACCCGCACCACGCGTTCCTCGTCGGCGACCGGTTCGTCCTGCTGAAGCGCGGCGCGATGGCCGGGAGCTATCCCAAAACGGGCATTACGCTGGAAGAGCTGACCCGCCAGATGGCGGGCGGCAGCGAGCTGGAGCAGCTCAGCCACGAGCTCGCCCGCGAGGGCTGA
- a CDS encoding ROK family glucokinase, giving the protein MPAASRSDRSAFQRKGAARATVLQTVGRRERRSHLTAPRVPTVGIDIGGTKVAAGVVDPDGNILEQLRTETPDRSKSPKVVEDTIVELVLDLSERHDVHAVGIGAAGWVDADRSRVLFAPHLSWRDEPLRDRLEERLLVPVMVDNDANTAAWAEWRFGAGRGQDDLVMITLGTGIGGAILEDGHVKRGRYGVAGEFGHMQVVPGGHRCPCGNRGCWEQYSSGNALVREAREMAAAESPVAYGIIDRVGGNIGDITGPLITQLAREGDAMCVELLQDIGQWLGVGIANLAAALDPSCFVIGGGVSAADDLLIGPARDAFRRNLTGRGYRPEARIVQAELGNEAGLVGAADLARLVARRFRRANRRRVERYERFVRAAGR; this is encoded by the coding sequence TTGCCAGCAGCGTCACGCAGCGACCGATCAGCATTCCAGCGCAAGGGCGCCGCCCGTGCGACGGTGCTGCAGACCGTCGGCCGCCGGGAGCGCCGCTCCCATCTGACGGCACCGAGGGTGCCGACGGTCGGCATCGACATCGGCGGCACCAAGGTGGCGGCCGGGGTCGTGGACCCGGACGGCAACATCCTGGAGCAGCTCAGGACCGAGACACCGGACCGGAGCAAGAGCCCCAAGGTCGTCGAGGACACCATCGTCGAGCTGGTGCTGGACCTGTCGGAGCGGCACGACGTGCACGCGGTCGGCATCGGCGCCGCCGGCTGGGTCGACGCCGACCGCTCCCGGGTGCTCTTCGCCCCCCATCTGTCCTGGCGCGACGAACCGCTGCGCGACCGGCTGGAGGAACGGCTGCTGGTCCCGGTCATGGTCGACAACGACGCCAACACCGCGGCCTGGGCCGAATGGCGCTTCGGCGCCGGCCGCGGCCAGGACGACCTCGTCATGATCACCCTCGGCACCGGCATCGGCGGCGCCATCCTGGAGGACGGCCACGTCAAGCGCGGCCGGTACGGCGTGGCCGGCGAGTTCGGCCATATGCAGGTCGTCCCCGGCGGCCACCGCTGCCCCTGCGGCAACCGCGGCTGCTGGGAGCAGTACAGCTCGGGCAACGCGCTGGTCCGCGAGGCCCGCGAGATGGCGGCCGCCGAGTCGCCCGTCGCGTACGGGATCATCGACCGGGTCGGCGGCAACATCGGCGACATCACCGGTCCGCTGATCACGCAGCTGGCCCGGGAGGGCGACGCCATGTGCGTCGAGCTGCTCCAGGACATCGGCCAGTGGCTCGGTGTCGGCATCGCCAACCTCGCCGCCGCGCTCGACCCGTCCTGCTTCGTCATCGGCGGTGGCGTCAGCGCCGCCGACGACCTGCTCATCGGTCCGGCCCGGGACGCCTTCCGCCGCAACCTCACCGGGCGCGGCTACCGTCCCGAGGCCCGCATCGTGCAGGCCGAGCTGGGCAACGAGGCCGGGCTGGTCGGCGCCGCCGACCTCGCCCGGCTGGTCGCCCGGCGGTTCCGCCGCGCCAACCGGCGCCGTGTCGAGCGCTACGAGCGCTTCGTCCGGGCGGCGGGCCGATGA
- a CDS encoding DUF4157 domain-containing protein yields MRAYKTQVKQAGGPASSSRAEGPRTVAQRVLALQRSAGNAVVARAVEEELHEHGTGCGHERPDAGQPVTDHSSVQASSVLNAVRSPGRPLDSRLLERAEQGYGMSFRHVRVHSDPVAQRSAAALGARAYTTGSDIVVGPQGTDDETMFHELDHVRQQSMGSVAGTDNGAGVKLSHQDDPFERSATANGRRMARGSLPDLSGPGSGGSAQTAAPAQTGGAIAVARAPGGEGRKMYPGDRNQLFEILGEGDPIIGKYVGASSDGRKHIFDTTTRGRIRVRSSQIGPVRASVGGLHPPGQVRPPEENLRGRDQIRLSEADLSGVRARVRQRPEDADRYAATTYEDQPQYQQYETNREDLRRMGVPVINNVDVRQPETAGLFRNVAPNANLHLQMPRTGREKGYSTKRLVRDTNKLPQLAGREDVTTSHTVPHPTMYKKPGTHNGFYGVENGTAVPEGVRLVGAYSDDDADQEEYGYGHRQSGKDEGAAVSARRKTYRFASDRRSNSPEDDAPRSHRSRSKSRSRVAETPAPTRRRRSSRPPVSRTGRPPVAAPVNYAAVDDEDDYPVTSQMSRSRSRSRRPAFSYETGGPSQPAPERERGRRRESSQAPSGRSSSRPVDMGDGFSYGAGPIEAAPERERGRRRQSSRAPSRGPGSRPVDVGDGFSYGAGPIEPERERRRSRRPSSSRLPIITDSGRRTFAPTSYAEPEWDDDVEFVPAPPRRRSRSRSRRR; encoded by the coding sequence GTGCGCGCGTACAAGACCCAGGTCAAGCAGGCCGGTGGCCCGGCGAGCAGCAGCCGCGCCGAGGGACCGCGCACGGTGGCGCAGCGCGTCCTGGCTCTCCAGCGCTCGGCGGGCAACGCGGTGGTGGCCCGCGCCGTCGAGGAGGAACTGCACGAGCACGGCACCGGATGCGGTCACGAGCGGCCCGACGCCGGGCAGCCGGTCACCGACCACTCGTCGGTCCAGGCGTCGTCCGTGCTCAACGCCGTGCGCTCCCCGGGGCGTCCGCTGGACTCACGTCTTCTGGAGCGGGCGGAACAGGGCTACGGCATGTCCTTCCGCCATGTGCGCGTCCACAGCGACCCGGTCGCGCAGCGCTCGGCGGCCGCCCTCGGCGCACGCGCCTACACCACGGGCAGTGACATCGTCGTCGGCCCGCAGGGCACGGACGACGAGACGATGTTCCACGAGCTCGACCACGTCCGCCAGCAGTCGATGGGCTCCGTCGCGGGGACCGACAACGGGGCGGGAGTGAAACTCTCCCACCAGGACGACCCCTTCGAGCGCTCTGCCACGGCGAACGGCCGCAGGATGGCCCGGGGATCCCTGCCCGACCTGTCGGGACCCGGCTCCGGCGGCTCCGCGCAGACCGCCGCGCCCGCGCAGACCGGCGGCGCTATCGCAGTGGCCCGCGCGCCGGGCGGCGAGGGCAGGAAGATGTACCCGGGTGACAGGAACCAGCTGTTCGAGATCCTCGGCGAGGGCGATCCGATCATCGGCAAGTACGTCGGGGCCTCGTCGGACGGCAGGAAGCACATCTTCGACACCACCACGCGCGGGCGCATCCGAGTGCGCTCCAGTCAGATCGGTCCCGTCCGGGCCTCTGTGGGCGGCCTGCACCCGCCGGGCCAGGTCCGCCCGCCCGAGGAGAACCTGCGCGGCCGCGACCAGATCCGCTTGTCCGAGGCCGACTTGTCCGGGGTGCGGGCACGGGTACGCCAACGCCCCGAGGACGCGGACCGGTACGCGGCCACCACGTACGAGGACCAACCCCAGTATCAGCAGTACGAAACCAACCGCGAAGATCTGCGACGCATGGGTGTCCCCGTCATCAACAACGTCGACGTCCGTCAGCCCGAGACGGCCGGTCTCTTCCGCAATGTCGCGCCGAACGCCAACCTGCACCTCCAGATGCCGCGCACGGGACGGGAGAAGGGCTACTCCACCAAGAGGCTCGTCAGGGACACCAACAAGCTGCCCCAGCTCGCCGGGCGTGAGGATGTGACGACCAGTCATACCGTGCCTCATCCGACCATGTACAAGAAGCCGGGGACACACAACGGCTTCTACGGAGTGGAGAACGGAACGGCCGTGCCGGAGGGCGTGCGGCTCGTCGGCGCCTACTCCGACGACGATGCGGACCAGGAGGAGTACGGGTACGGTCACCGGCAGAGCGGGAAGGACGAAGGGGCCGCCGTGTCGGCACGCCGGAAGACCTACCGGTTCGCTTCGGACCGGCGCAGCAACAGCCCCGAGGACGACGCGCCGCGTTCGCACCGCAGCAGGAGCAAGAGCCGGAGCCGCGTCGCCGAGACGCCCGCCCCCACCCGCCGGCGCAGGTCGAGCCGGCCGCCGGTGAGCAGGACCGGGCGCCCGCCCGTCGCCGCCCCGGTCAACTACGCCGCGGTGGACGACGAGGACGACTACCCCGTCACCAGTCAGATGTCCCGCAGCCGCAGCCGGTCGCGCCGCCCCGCCTTCTCGTACGAGACCGGTGGCCCCTCCCAGCCCGCACCCGAGCGGGAGCGCGGGCGCCGCCGTGAGTCGAGCCAGGCACCCTCCGGCAGGTCCAGCAGCCGCCCCGTCGACATGGGGGACGGCTTCTCCTACGGCGCCGGCCCCATCGAAGCCGCACCCGAGCGGGAGCGCGGGCGTCGGCGCCAGTCGAGCCGGGCGCCCTCCCGCGGGCCCGGCAGCCGCCCCGTCGACGTGGGGGACGGCTTCTCCTACGGCGCCGGCCCCATCGAGCCGGAGCGGGAGCGCAGGCGCAGCCGCCGGCCCTCGTCCAGCCGGCTGCCGATCATCACCGACAGCGGCCGGCGCACCTTCGCCCCCACCAGCTACGCGGAGCCCGAATGGGACGATGATGTCGAATTCGTTCCTGCGCCGCCGCGCAGGCGCAGCCGCAGCCGCAGCCGGCGGAGGTGA